The Plectropomus leopardus isolate mb chromosome 22, YSFRI_Pleo_2.0, whole genome shotgun sequence genome includes a window with the following:
- the LOC121961160 gene encoding metalloproteinase inhibitor 3-like yields the protein MQSVYQHLISLLFVFSSLQVNQLTEGCSCALTHPQDAFCNSDIVIRAKVVGKKLLRDGPFGTMRYTVKQMKMYKGFDKVQHVQHIYTDASESLCGVKFDINKYQYLITGRVYDGKVYTGLCNFNERWERLSLAQKKGINHRYQLGCNCRIKPCHYLPCFVTSKNECLWTDMLSHFGYPGYQSRHYACIQQKEGYCSWYRGMTARDKTTINATDP from the exons ATGCAGTCAGTGTACCAGCACCTGATCAGCCTGCTGTTTGTCTTCAGCAGCCTGCAGGTTAACCAGCTGACGGAGGGCTGCTCGTGCGCTCTGACGCACCCGCAAGACGCCTTCTGCAACTCCGACATAG TGATTCGCGCTAAAGTCGTGGGCAAGAAGCTTCTGAGGGATGGACCTTTTGGAACGATGCGCTACACGGTCAAGCAGATGAAG ATGTACAAAGGATTCGACAAAGTCCAGCACGTgcaacacatttacacagatGCCTCAGAGAGTTTGTGCGGCGTGAAGTTTGACATTAACAAGTACCAGTACCTGATCACAG GTCGTGTGTACGATGGCAAAGTCTACACAGGGCTGTGCAACTTCAACGAGCGGTGGGAGCGCCTCTCATTGGCCCAGAAGAAAGGCATCAACCATCGCTACCAGCTGGGCTGCAACTGCAGG aTTAAGCCATGCCACTACCTTCCCTGCTTCGTGACCTCAAAGAATGAGTGCTTATGGACGGACATGCTGTCCCACTTCGGCTATCCCGGCTACCAGTCCCGGCACTACGCCTGCATCCAGCAGAAGGAAGGCTACTGCAGCTGGTACCGGGGCATGACCGCACGCGACAAAACCACCATCAACGCCACCGACCCCTGA